In one window of Streptomyces griseus subsp. griseus DNA:
- a CDS encoding S1 family peptidase, with protein MRIKRTNPRRNHARRIRTTAVLAGFAAVAAFTVPTASAEPTGTFSATQLSTVSDAVLGADIAGTAWNVDPKTNRLVVTVDSTVTQAEIAQIKKAAGANASALTIERTPGKFNKLISGGDAIYSNTGRCSLGFNVRSGSTYYFLTAGHCTNGSSTWWANSARTTVLGTTAGSSFPGNDYGLVRYTNTTIPKDGTVGGQDITSAANATVGMAVTRRGSTTGTRSGSVTALNATVNYGGGDVVTGMIRTNVCAEPGDSGGPLYSGTRAIGLTSGGSGNCSSGGTTFFQPVVEALNAYGVSVY; from the coding sequence GTGAGGATCAAGCGCACCAACCCCCGCCGCAACCACGCGAGACGCATCCGTACCACGGCCGTCCTCGCCGGATTCGCCGCCGTCGCGGCGTTCACCGTTCCCACCGCCAGTGCCGAACCCACCGGTACGTTCAGCGCCACCCAGCTCTCCACCGTGAGCGACGCCGTGCTCGGCGCCGACATCGCGGGCACCGCCTGGAACGTCGACCCGAAGACCAACCGCCTCGTCGTCACGGTCGACAGCACGGTCACCCAGGCGGAGATCGCCCAGATCAAGAAGGCCGCGGGCGCCAACGCCTCCGCCCTCACGATCGAGCGCACCCCCGGTAAGTTCAACAAGCTGATCTCCGGCGGCGACGCGATCTACTCCAACACCGGTCGCTGCTCGCTGGGCTTCAACGTCCGCAGCGGCTCCACCTATTACTTCCTGACCGCCGGTCACTGCACCAACGGTTCGAGCACCTGGTGGGCCAACTCCGCCCGCACCACCGTGCTCGGCACGACCGCCGGCTCCAGCTTCCCGGGCAACGACTACGGCCTCGTGCGCTACACGAACACCACCATCCCCAAGGACGGCACGGTCGGCGGCCAGGACATCACCAGCGCCGCCAACGCCACCGTCGGGATGGCCGTCACCCGCCGCGGCTCCACCACCGGCACCCGCAGCGGATCGGTCACCGCCCTCAACGCCACCGTCAACTACGGCGGCGGCGACGTCGTGACCGGCATGATCCGCACCAACGTGTGCGCCGAACCCGGCGACTCCGGCGGCCCGCTCTACTCCGGCACCCGCGCGATCGGTCTCACCTCCGGCGGCAGCGGCAACTGCTCCTCCGGCGGCACGACCTTCTTCCAGCCGGTCGTCGAGGCGCTGAACGCGTACGGCGTCAGCGTCTACTGA
- a CDS encoding DUF1684 domain-containing protein, translating to MSTDAQQHQQAGEPDAVQEWQRWHEERVLAVAALYGPLSLTGTHWLSDHPEGRIPAVPGQWREDGDEVVLTATAEDGIVVDGTPLTGEVRLSADRGPIDDSRVAQGGRRLVVLRREGLWAVRDFDPAAPSRRAFSTIDATPYDPGWALPGTFRPYAEERAVRVPNADGAERGLGLGGEIAFTVGGDEHTLQVAVEPDGSLWAVFADATSGNGSYRFRFLRPGAPAGDGSVNVDFNRALLPPCAFADHFICPFPPPGNTLTVPVPAGERNRLDA from the coding sequence ATGAGCACGGACGCACAGCAGCACCAGCAGGCCGGGGAGCCGGACGCCGTCCAGGAGTGGCAGCGGTGGCACGAGGAGCGGGTCCTCGCGGTCGCGGCCCTCTACGGCCCCCTCTCGCTGACCGGAACCCACTGGCTCTCCGATCACCCGGAAGGGCGAATTCCGGCCGTCCCGGGGCAGTGGCGCGAGGACGGCGACGAGGTGGTGCTGACGGCCACCGCGGAGGACGGCATCGTTGTCGACGGCACGCCGCTGACCGGCGAGGTCCGGCTCTCGGCGGACCGCGGCCCCATCGACGACTCCCGGGTGGCGCAGGGCGGACGGCGGCTGGTGGTGCTCCGCCGCGAAGGGCTCTGGGCGGTACGGGACTTCGACCCGGCGGCACCCTCCCGGCGCGCCTTCTCGACCATCGACGCCACCCCGTACGACCCGGGCTGGGCGCTGCCGGGGACCTTCCGCCCGTACGCCGAGGAGCGGGCCGTACGGGTGCCCAACGCGGACGGGGCCGAGCGGGGTCTCGGGCTCGGCGGGGAGATCGCCTTCACGGTGGGAGGGGACGAGCACACGCTCCAGGTCGCCGTCGAGCCGGACGGTTCGCTGTGGGCCGTCTTCGCCGACGCCACCAGCGGGAACGGCAGCTACCGCTTCCGCTTCCTGCGGCCCGGGGCGCCCGCCGGGGACGGCAGCGTGAACGTCGACTTCAACCGCGCGCTGCTGCCGCCGTGCGCCTTCGCCGATCACTTCATCTGCCCCTTCCCGCCCCCGGGTAACACGCTCACCGTGCCGGTCCCGGCGGGGGAGCGGAACCGCCTGGACGCCTGA
- a CDS encoding DUF3533 domain-containing protein gives MTFVDEVKNAVTPRAALLVIGVLGLQLLFIASYVGALHKPKPTDVAFGVVAPQQMSQQLVSRLDGLPGGPLDPRTVGSEAEAREQIMNRDIDGALIVSPEGRTDTLLVASGGGTVLSSALERILTQVEGPQQRTVRTVDVAPASADDFDGLSSFYLVVGWCVGGYLCASILAISAGTKPANRQRALIRTMVMAAYAIAGGIGGAIIIGPILGALPGSVWGLAGLGALVVFSVGMITLALEALTGIVGIGLAVLIIVIAGNPSAGGAFPLPMLPDFWRAIGPALPPGAGTWVARSIAYFRGNAATGPLLVLSAWAVAGTALTLLLSMRHRAEGDAAGTTATAATPAPGSGGSTAV, from the coding sequence ATGACTTTCGTCGACGAGGTGAAGAACGCCGTCACTCCACGGGCCGCCCTGCTCGTCATCGGCGTACTCGGACTCCAGCTGCTGTTCATCGCCTCCTACGTCGGCGCGCTGCACAAGCCGAAGCCGACGGATGTGGCCTTCGGGGTGGTGGCCCCGCAGCAGATGTCGCAGCAGCTCGTCAGCCGGCTGGACGGCCTTCCCGGCGGGCCGCTGGACCCCCGCACGGTGGGCAGCGAGGCCGAGGCGCGCGAACAGATCATGAACCGTGACATCGACGGCGCCCTGATCGTCTCGCCGGAGGGCCGGACCGACACCCTGCTGGTGGCCTCCGGCGGCGGGACCGTCCTGTCCAGCGCCCTGGAGCGGATTCTCACCCAGGTCGAGGGCCCCCAGCAGCGGACCGTACGGACCGTGGACGTGGCACCGGCCTCCGCCGACGACTTCGACGGACTGTCATCCTTCTACCTGGTGGTCGGCTGGTGCGTGGGCGGCTACCTCTGCGCCTCGATCCTGGCGATCAGCGCCGGCACCAAGCCCGCCAACCGGCAGCGGGCGCTGATCCGGACCATGGTGATGGCGGCGTACGCGATCGCGGGCGGCATCGGCGGCGCGATCATCATCGGCCCGATCCTCGGCGCGCTGCCGGGCAGCGTCTGGGGCCTGGCCGGTCTCGGGGCACTGGTCGTCTTCTCGGTCGGCATGATCACGCTCGCGCTGGAGGCCCTCACCGGCATCGTCGGTATCGGACTGGCCGTCCTGATCATCGTCATCGCGGGCAACCCGAGCGCGGGCGGCGCCTTCCCGCTCCCGATGCTCCCGGACTTCTGGCGGGCGATCGGCCCGGCCCTCCCGCCGGGCGCGGGCACCTGGGTGGCCCGTTCGATCGCCTACTTCCGGGGCAACGCGGCCACCGGCCCGCTGCTGGTGCTCTCCGCCTGGGCGGTCGCGGGTACGGCGCTGACCCTGCTGCTGTCGATGCGGCACCGGGCGGAAGGCGATGCGGCGGGCACCACCGCCACGGCCGCCACCCCGGCACCGGGCTCCGGCGGGTCGACGGCGGTCTGA
- a CDS encoding S1 family peptidase, which yields MFRARPHRRSKLKHRRISRKRTMVAGSAAAALVVAGFTFQSANASDDVPQFTAKTLNAEAAGKLATTLDRDLGADAAGSYYDSRTKALVVNVVDEAAAEQVRQAGGKARVVENSLAELKSARQTLTDKATIPGTSWAVDPVSNKVLVTADRTVDGAAWKKLSAVVEGLGGKAELNKTEGEFKPLIAGGDAIWGSGSRCSLGFNVVKDGEPYFLTAGHCTESVTSWSDTQGGSEIGTNEGSSFPENDYGLVKYTSDIAHPSEVNLYDGSTQAITQAGEATVGQQVTRSGSTTQVHDGEVTALDATVNYGNGDIVNGLIQTTVCAEPGDSGGALFAGDTALGLTSGGSGDCSSGGTTFFQPVPEALAAYGAEIG from the coding sequence ATGTTCCGTGCACGGCCCCACAGGAGGTCGAAGTTGAAGCATCGACGCATATCCAGGAAGCGCACGATGGTGGCCGGATCGGCCGCGGCCGCCCTGGTCGTAGCGGGTTTCACGTTCCAGAGTGCGAACGCCAGTGACGACGTGCCCCAGTTCACGGCCAAGACGCTCAACGCGGAGGCGGCCGGAAAGCTCGCCACCACCCTCGACCGGGACCTGGGCGCGGACGCGGCCGGCTCGTACTACGACAGCAGGACGAAGGCCCTCGTCGTGAACGTCGTCGACGAGGCCGCCGCCGAGCAGGTCCGCCAGGCGGGCGGCAAGGCCAGGGTCGTGGAGAACTCCCTCGCCGAGCTGAAGTCCGCCCGGCAGACCCTCACCGACAAGGCGACGATCCCGGGCACCTCCTGGGCCGTCGACCCGGTGAGCAACAAGGTGCTCGTCACCGCCGACCGCACGGTCGACGGCGCGGCCTGGAAGAAGCTCTCGGCCGTGGTCGAGGGTCTCGGCGGCAAGGCCGAACTGAACAAGACCGAGGGCGAGTTCAAGCCGCTGATCGCGGGCGGCGACGCGATCTGGGGCTCCGGCTCCCGCTGCTCGCTCGGCTTCAACGTGGTCAAGGACGGCGAGCCGTACTTCCTGACCGCCGGCCACTGCACCGAGTCGGTCACCAGCTGGTCGGACACCCAGGGCGGCTCGGAGATCGGGACCAACGAGGGCTCCAGCTTCCCGGAGAACGACTACGGCCTGGTCAAGTACACCTCGGACATCGCGCACCCGAGCGAGGTCAACCTCTACGACGGCTCCACCCAGGCGATCACCCAGGCGGGCGAGGCGACGGTCGGCCAGCAGGTCACCCGCAGCGGCTCCACCACCCAGGTGCACGACGGTGAGGTCACCGCGCTGGACGCCACGGTCAACTACGGCAACGGCGACATCGTCAACGGCCTCATCCAGACGACGGTCTGCGCCGAACCGGGCGACAGCGGCGGCGCCCTCTTCGCGGGCGACACCGCGCTCGGCCTGACCTCGGGCGGCAGTGGCGACTGCTCCTCGGGCGGCACGACGTTCTTCCAGCCGGTCCCTGAGGCGCTCGCCGCCTACGGCGCCGAGATCGGCTGA
- a CDS encoding NtaA/DmoA family FMN-dependent monooxygenase (This protein belongs to a clade of FMN-dependent monooxygenases, within a broader family of flavin-dependent oxidoreductases, the luciferase-like monooxygenase (LMM) family, some of whose members use coenzyme F420 rather than FMN.), which translates to MHLAAHFPGVNATTVWADPRSRSQIDFSSFVHLARTAERGKFDFFFLAEGLRLREHNGRVHDLDVVGRPESLTVLNALAAVTERLGLAATVNATFNEPYELARRLATLDHLSAGRAAWNVVTSSDAFTGENFRRGGYLDRADRYTRAAEFVATARELWDSWTPDGESRPFAHEGGQFTISGEFTVPRSPQGHPVVIQAGDSGEGREFAASAADIIFTRHGTLEAGRDFYADVKARLAAYGRKPDDLKIMPGVTVVVGDTDAQAQEQAYEIRRQQVSPQNAILAAEQLWGTDLSAYDPDGPLPAIDPVIGSGLVKGRVLHGDPFAVVARWRAIAEAKGLSLRQTVIETTTRQSFIGSPRTVAAELTAFVEERAADGFILVPHLTPGGLDDFVDRVVPLLQESGAFRSEYSGSTLRSHLGIAEPVWKG; encoded by the coding sequence ATGCATCTGGCCGCGCACTTCCCGGGCGTCAACGCCACCACCGTGTGGGCCGACCCCCGCTCCCGCAGCCAGATCGACTTCTCGTCCTTCGTGCATCTGGCCAGGACGGCGGAGCGCGGCAAGTTCGACTTCTTCTTCCTCGCCGAGGGGCTGCGGCTGCGCGAGCACAACGGCCGCGTCCACGACCTCGACGTGGTCGGCCGGCCCGAGTCGCTGACCGTCCTGAACGCGCTGGCCGCCGTCACCGAACGGCTCGGCCTCGCCGCCACCGTGAACGCCACCTTCAACGAGCCCTACGAACTCGCCCGCCGGCTCGCCACCCTCGACCACCTCAGCGCGGGGCGCGCCGCCTGGAACGTGGTGACCTCCTCCGACGCCTTCACCGGGGAGAACTTCCGCCGGGGCGGCTATCTGGACCGCGCCGACCGGTACACCCGGGCCGCCGAGTTCGTCGCCACCGCCCGCGAGCTGTGGGACTCCTGGACGCCGGACGGCGAGTCGCGCCCCTTCGCGCACGAGGGCGGACAGTTCACGATCTCCGGCGAGTTCACCGTGCCCCGCTCCCCGCAGGGCCACCCGGTGGTGATCCAGGCCGGGGACTCCGGCGAGGGCCGGGAGTTCGCCGCCTCCGCCGCCGACATCATCTTCACCCGGCACGGCACCCTGGAGGCGGGCCGCGACTTCTACGCCGACGTCAAGGCCCGGCTCGCCGCGTACGGGCGGAAGCCCGACGACCTCAAGATCATGCCCGGGGTCACCGTGGTGGTCGGCGACACCGACGCCCAGGCGCAGGAGCAGGCGTACGAGATCCGCCGTCAGCAGGTCTCCCCGCAGAACGCGATCCTCGCCGCCGAGCAGCTCTGGGGCACCGACCTCTCCGCGTACGACCCCGACGGGCCGCTCCCCGCGATCGACCCCGTCATCGGCTCCGGGCTCGTCAAGGGCCGGGTCCTGCACGGGGACCCGTTCGCCGTCGTCGCCCGGTGGCGTGCGATCGCCGAGGCCAAGGGGCTCTCGCTGCGGCAGACGGTCATCGAGACGACCACCCGGCAGTCGTTCATCGGCTCGCCGCGGACGGTCGCGGCGGAGCTGACCGCCTTCGTCGAGGAGCGGGCGGCCGACGGCTTCATCCTCGTACCGCATCTCACCCCCGGCGGTCTGGACGACTTCGTCGACCGGGTCGTCCCGCTCCTCCAGGAGAGCGGGGCATTCCGCTCCGAATACTCCGGCTCCACGCTGCGGTCGCACCTCGGCATCGCGGAGCCGGTGTGGAAAGGTTGA
- a CDS encoding amino acid ABC transporter ATP-binding protein — protein sequence MVEIRSVHKNFGSLEVLRGVDLSVRPGEVTVILGPSGSGKSTLLRTINHLEKVDQGWISVDGTLVGYRRDGNKLYELREREVLRQRTKIGFVFQNFNLFPHLTVVENIIEAPVSALRRPRKEAVEAAEKLLARVGLADKASAYPAQLSGGQQQRVAIARALALEPRLLLFDEPTSALDPELVGEVLDVIKDLAHGGTTMIVVTHEIGFAREVADTVVFMDEGRIVEQGTPADVLDHPAQERTRAFLSKVL from the coding sequence ATGGTCGAGATCCGCTCCGTACACAAGAACTTCGGCTCCCTGGAGGTGCTGCGCGGCGTCGACCTGTCCGTGCGGCCCGGCGAGGTCACCGTCATCCTCGGCCCCTCCGGCTCCGGCAAGTCCACCCTGCTGCGCACCATCAACCACCTGGAGAAGGTCGACCAGGGCTGGATCAGCGTCGACGGCACCCTCGTCGGCTACCGCAGGGACGGCAACAAGCTCTACGAACTCCGCGAGCGCGAGGTGCTGCGCCAGCGCACCAAGATCGGGTTCGTCTTCCAGAACTTCAACCTCTTCCCCCACCTCACCGTGGTGGAGAACATCATCGAGGCGCCCGTCTCCGCGCTGCGCCGCCCCCGCAAGGAGGCCGTCGAGGCGGCGGAGAAGCTGCTCGCCCGGGTCGGGCTCGCCGACAAGGCCTCCGCCTATCCCGCCCAGCTCTCCGGCGGCCAGCAGCAGCGCGTCGCCATCGCCCGCGCCCTGGCGCTGGAGCCCAGGCTCCTGCTCTTCGACGAGCCGACGTCCGCACTGGACCCGGAGCTCGTCGGCGAGGTCCTCGACGTCATCAAGGACCTGGCGCACGGCGGCACCACGATGATCGTCGTCACCCACGAGATCGGCTTCGCCCGTGAGGTCGCCGACACCGTCGTCTTCATGGACGAGGGCCGGATCGTCGAACAGGGCACGCCCGCCGACGTCCTGGACCACCCGGCCCAGGAACGCACCAGAGCGTTCCTCTCCAAGGTTCTCTGA
- a CDS encoding ABC transporter substrate-binding protein translates to MSVRRSITLALATLTATGLLTACGNSDASTDVAAAKGKKDTGINTGPDQDRLRGKKVDAVADLVPEAIRKRGTLKIGASADAVPPLGFYATDDRTRIGSEIDIATLVADTLGLKPEFEQVSWENLFVGLDSSKFDAVLSNVTVTEERKEKYDFATYRLDNIAFEARKGSGWKVNGPADVAGRTISVSSGTNQEKILVEWSEENVKAGRKPVEIKYFQKENDYYLPLQSGRIDAHLGPSPSAAYHVATAGQSEIAGQISGAGGGLQGKIAATTKKDSGLVKAYAAAIDHIIEDGSYGKVLGRWGLTGEAVEKSEINPPGLPKAKS, encoded by the coding sequence GTGTCCGTCCGCCGCAGCATCACCCTCGCCCTCGCCACCCTCACCGCCACCGGACTGCTCACCGCCTGCGGCAACTCCGACGCCTCCACCGACGTGGCCGCCGCCAAGGGCAAGAAGGACACCGGGATCAACACCGGTCCCGACCAGGACCGCCTCAGAGGCAAGAAGGTGGACGCCGTCGCCGACCTCGTACCCGAGGCGATCCGCAAGCGCGGCACCCTGAAGATCGGGGCGAGCGCGGACGCCGTGCCGCCGCTCGGCTTCTACGCCACCGACGACAGGACCCGGATCGGCTCCGAGATCGACATCGCCACCCTCGTCGCCGACACCCTGGGGCTGAAGCCGGAGTTCGAGCAGGTCTCCTGGGAGAACCTCTTCGTCGGCCTGGACAGCTCCAAGTTCGACGCCGTCCTCTCCAACGTCACCGTGACCGAGGAGCGCAAGGAGAAGTACGACTTCGCCACCTACCGCCTGGACAACATCGCCTTCGAGGCCAGGAAGGGCTCCGGCTGGAAGGTGAACGGCCCCGCCGATGTCGCCGGCAGGACGATCTCGGTCTCCTCCGGCACCAACCAGGAGAAGATCCTCGTCGAGTGGAGCGAGGAGAACGTCAAGGCCGGGCGCAAGCCCGTGGAGATCAAGTATTTCCAGAAGGAGAACGACTACTACCTGCCCCTCCAGTCGGGCCGCATCGACGCCCACCTCGGCCCGAGCCCGTCCGCCGCCTACCACGTGGCGACGGCCGGCCAGAGCGAGATCGCCGGACAGATCTCCGGGGCCGGCGGCGGCCTCCAGGGCAAGATCGCCGCGACCACCAAGAAGGACAGCGGCCTGGTCAAGGCGTACGCCGCCGCGATCGACCACATCATCGAGGACGGCTCGTACGGCAAGGTCCTGGGGCGCTGGGGCCTGACCGGCGAGGCCGTGGAGAAGTCCGAGATCAACCCGCCCGGCCTGCCCAAGGCCAAGAGCTGA
- a CDS encoding amino acid ABC transporter permease, whose protein sequence is MSLTSDPPIDPAAGTPDGPPPGRTAGPGTDYGELTVVPARHPWRWVAVAVTAVLVAQFVNGLVTNPGWEWDVFARFFTAPVILKAVWLTLQLTFYGTVLGFALGIVLAFMRLSASPFLRTVAYGYIWAFRSIPLIVQLLFWFNLAYLYKELTFGIPFGPGFFTFDTMNLVGAVSAAVLGLALHQAAYAAEIVRGGVLAVGGGQLEAAAALGIPKFRQLRRIVLPQAMRSILPNAANEIISLFKGTSIVSVMAIGELFYQVQVVYGRSGRVVPLLMVATAWYILLTTALSIIQFYVERHYSKGAVR, encoded by the coding sequence ATGTCGCTGACCAGCGATCCACCCATCGATCCAGCCGCCGGGACCCCCGACGGCCCGCCCCCCGGGAGAACCGCCGGCCCCGGCACCGACTACGGGGAGCTGACCGTCGTCCCGGCCCGCCACCCCTGGCGCTGGGTCGCCGTCGCCGTGACCGCGGTCCTGGTCGCCCAGTTCGTCAACGGGCTGGTCACCAACCCGGGGTGGGAATGGGACGTCTTCGCGCGGTTCTTCACCGCGCCGGTCATCCTCAAGGCCGTCTGGCTCACCCTCCAGCTGACCTTCTACGGCACGGTCCTCGGTTTCGCGCTCGGCATCGTGCTGGCGTTCATGCGGCTGTCGGCCAGCCCGTTCCTGCGGACGGTCGCGTACGGCTACATCTGGGCTTTCCGGTCCATCCCGCTCATCGTGCAGCTGCTGTTCTGGTTCAACCTGGCCTATCTGTACAAGGAGTTGACGTTCGGCATCCCGTTCGGGCCGGGCTTCTTCACCTTCGACACGATGAACCTGGTGGGCGCGGTCAGCGCGGCCGTCCTCGGGCTCGCCCTGCACCAGGCGGCGTACGCGGCGGAGATCGTACGCGGTGGCGTACTGGCCGTCGGCGGCGGGCAGCTGGAGGCGGCGGCCGCCCTCGGCATCCCCAAGTTCCGGCAGCTGCGCCGGATCGTGCTCCCGCAGGCGATGCGCTCCATCCTGCCCAACGCGGCCAACGAGATCATCTCGCTCTTCAAGGGCACCTCGATCGTCTCCGTCATGGCGATCGGCGAACTCTTCTACCAGGTGCAGGTCGTCTACGGCCGCAGCGGCCGCGTCGTCCCCCTGCTGATGGTCGCCACCGCCTGGTACATCCTCCTGACCACCGCCCTCTCGATCATCCAGTTCTACGTCGAACGCCACTACTCCAAGGGGGCCGTGCGATGA
- a CDS encoding LLM class flavin-dependent oxidoreductase → MSARTPLHLAAEIGGPPHYDAGHYLRLARLAEGGALDYVTLGDSFARPGLDALAVLARVAPATDRIGLVPTVTTTHTEPFHVSSAVASLDWVSNGRAGWHADVSTTEAEARLFGRRPAAPPAALWQEAGEVADVSARLWDSWEDDAEIRDTATGRFIDREKLHYVDFEGATFTVKGPAIVPRPPQGNPVTVIDAVGAPSKEAAARHADVIHIRATGPEQAAALRDELRAKASAHGRDPDALRVLVALTVDLGDVESAPEPGLESGPQLAGRGTYFRGGPVDLADLIAQWHRSGAADGFHLTPITPERDLERIVNGTVALLQHRSLFRTFHPGGTLREHLGLPRPASRYATARAASKEA, encoded by the coding sequence ATGTCCGCCCGTACACCCCTCCACCTGGCCGCCGAGATCGGCGGCCCGCCGCACTACGACGCCGGCCACTACCTCCGCCTCGCCCGGCTGGCCGAAGGCGGCGCCCTCGACTACGTCACCCTCGGCGACTCCTTCGCCCGCCCCGGCCTCGACGCGCTGGCGGTCCTCGCCCGCGTCGCGCCCGCCACCGACCGCATCGGCCTCGTCCCCACCGTCACCACCACCCACACCGAACCGTTCCACGTCTCCTCGGCCGTCGCCTCCCTGGACTGGGTCAGCAACGGCCGGGCCGGCTGGCACGCCGACGTCTCCACCACCGAGGCGGAGGCCCGCCTCTTCGGCAGACGCCCCGCCGCCCCGCCCGCCGCCCTCTGGCAGGAGGCCGGAGAGGTCGCCGATGTCTCCGCGCGGCTCTGGGACAGCTGGGAGGACGACGCGGAGATCCGGGACACCGCCACCGGACGCTTCATCGACCGGGAGAAGCTGCACTACGTCGACTTCGAGGGCGCCACCTTCACGGTGAAGGGCCCCGCCATCGTGCCGCGCCCGCCCCAGGGGAACCCCGTCACCGTCATCGACGCCGTCGGCGCGCCCTCCAAAGAGGCCGCCGCCCGGCACGCCGATGTCATCCACATCCGGGCCACCGGCCCCGAGCAGGCCGCCGCGCTCCGGGACGAGCTGCGCGCCAAGGCCTCGGCCCACGGGCGTGACCCCGACGCCCTGCGGGTCCTGGTCGCTCTCACCGTCGACCTCGGCGATGTCGAGAGCGCTCCCGAGCCCGGACTGGAGAGCGGACCCCAGCTCGCCGGGCGCGGCACCTACTTCCGGGGCGGCCCGGTCGACCTCGCCGACCTCATCGCCCAGTGGCACCGGTCGGGCGCCGCCGACGGCTTCCACCTCACACCCATCACCCCCGAGCGCGACCTCGAAAGGATCGTCAACGGCACCGTCGCCCTCCTCCAGCACCGCAGCCTCTTCCGCACCTTCCATCCCGGCGGAACCCTGCGCGAACACCTGGGGCTGCCCCGCCCCGCCAGCCGCTACGCGACCGCCAGAGCCGCTTCGAAGGAGGCCTGA
- a CDS encoding phospholipase, with product MRRRFMAPLAAAALSLPLALITAPSASAAPADKPQVLSSWTQTSASSYNSWNAARNNRGAWSAYGFDWSTDYCSSSPDNPFGFPFQTACARHDFGYRNYKAAGTFSANKARIDSAFHEDLKRVCAAYSGAKRNSCNSTAWTYYQAVNIFGIAPARTDSGSLAQAA from the coding sequence ATGCGTCGTCGATTCATGGCTCCGCTCGCCGCAGCCGCCCTGTCCCTCCCGCTCGCCCTGATCACCGCCCCCTCCGCCTCGGCCGCCCCCGCCGACAAGCCCCAGGTGCTCAGCTCCTGGACCCAGACGAGCGCCTCCAGCTACAACTCCTGGAACGCGGCCCGCAACAACCGGGGCGCCTGGTCCGCTTACGGCTTCGACTGGTCGACGGACTACTGCAGCAGCTCCCCCGACAACCCCTTCGGCTTCCCCTTCCAGACCGCCTGCGCCCGCCACGACTTCGGCTACCGCAACTACAAGGCCGCCGGCACGTTCTCCGCCAACAAGGCCCGCATCGACTCCGCCTTCCACGAGGACCTCAAGCGCGTGTGCGCCGCCTACTCCGGAGCGAAGCGGAACTCGTGCAACAGCACCGCCTGGACGTATTACCAGGCCGTGAACATCTTCGGCATCGCCCCGGCCAGGACGGACTCCGGCAGCCTGGCGCAGGCCGCCTGA